A region from the Desulfomarina profundi genome encodes:
- a CDS encoding PAS domain S-box protein: MAKKRTGLFDKLVILHLLSTSILFLIIIFSYYYIEKRNFDNSLTKKSHIIRDLLEISCIDPIVKTIAYDRVNRSIKALYQANKDIVYMELYDPTAHTIASVGDLPGTRFTIDDISRLIQQHNGEITGSGNISNSNELIAYLEVDGQNLGLIRVQFTRKYLYKQLRANIMFFLGVSILSIAATSLIFYFFTDIWVVSPIVSASNIMEKYGSDELHTLRKSIKKHSKKNIRDEIGVMSVAFERMISSIIKWKEEKEKAEAQYRLITENIEDVIWTMDMSMKFTYVSPSIYQQRGYTVEEAMKRTMEEVLAPDSLNRVMALLDRKLMLIEAGDPGGWESEVFEAEQYCKDGTTIWASNNAKIFPGPDGKPAGILGAAHNITDRKQAELALIESERNYREIFNATRDGIFIHDADNGMILDVNKGMLDMYGWTYDEVMHGTLATFSAGIHPYTLVEAQKIIKKAVQYGPQTFDWLCRKKDGTLFWGEVSLKYVEFPGKRYVLATTRDVNDRKLAEKSLAEEKERLAVTLKSIGDGVITTDISGNIVLLNKVAEHLTGWTNREAVGRPSDEVFHIVNEQTRELCDNPVTKVISNGKPVDLGENTVLIARDGRERSIADSGAPILDAKSKIIGVVLVFRDVTDKQRLEQEALKVRKLESVGVLAGGIAHDFNNILSAILGNISLALEYTPPHEPTHLLLAEAEKASLRAKDLTQQLLTFSRGGEPIRKTTSIAEIIKDSSTFVLRGSNVRCDTWFAPDLLPVEVDPGQISQVIQNIIINASHAMPDGGVVTIRGENVTEDHIPPSLQNEKQYIVITIRDHGTGIPQNIIDNIFDPYFSTKQTGNGLGLAICHSIIMRHEGFIAVESKPETGTVFSIYLVASKEKITDCSGEKPEAAAQVCSKIMVMDDDAMVQDISRAILTRLGHDYQFAPDGEEAVALYKKDYLSGNQADLIIMDLTIPGGMGGKDAVKEILAVNPEAKVLVSSGYSNDPIMANYEEYGFCGAIVKPYQMKELKVTIQEALLR, translated from the coding sequence ATGGCAAAAAAAAGAACAGGTCTTTTTGATAAACTTGTTATTTTACATCTGCTTTCCACATCAATTCTCTTTTTGATCATCATTTTTTCATATTATTACATTGAAAAAAGAAACTTCGACAATTCCCTGACAAAAAAATCCCACATCATACGTGATCTGCTGGAAATATCATGTATCGATCCTATTGTAAAAACAATAGCCTATGACAGAGTTAACAGATCAATCAAAGCTCTCTACCAGGCAAACAAGGATATTGTCTACATGGAATTGTACGATCCCACAGCACATACTATTGCCTCTGTGGGTGATCTTCCAGGGACCCGTTTCACCATTGATGATATCAGCCGATTAATTCAACAGCACAATGGTGAAATCACCGGCTCCGGCAACATATCGAACAGCAATGAATTAATAGCATATCTGGAGGTTGATGGTCAGAACCTGGGGTTGATAAGAGTTCAGTTTACCCGCAAATATCTGTATAAACAGCTCAGAGCAAACATCATGTTTTTTCTTGGTGTATCTATACTGTCCATTGCCGCAACGAGCCTTATTTTTTATTTTTTTACCGATATCTGGGTTGTGTCGCCTATTGTAAGCGCCAGTAATATAATGGAAAAATATGGCAGTGATGAGTTGCATACACTTCGAAAAAGTATCAAAAAGCACAGCAAAAAAAATATCCGGGATGAAATTGGTGTGATGTCTGTGGCTTTTGAACGCATGATTTCGTCAATAATAAAATGGAAAGAAGAAAAAGAAAAAGCGGAAGCGCAGTATAGGCTGATTACGGAAAATATTGAGGATGTGATCTGGACGATGGATATGAGTATGAAATTTACTTATGTCAGTCCTTCAATATATCAGCAGCGAGGATATACTGTTGAAGAAGCAATGAAGCGAACCATGGAAGAGGTGCTTGCTCCCGATTCATTAAATAGAGTAATGGCGTTACTTGACCGGAAACTGATGTTAATTGAAGCGGGTGACCCAGGGGGGTGGGAATCGGAGGTATTTGAAGCAGAACAATACTGCAAGGATGGTACAACAATATGGGCAAGCAATAATGCAAAGATTTTCCCCGGCCCCGATGGAAAACCTGCGGGAATACTCGGCGCAGCCCATAATATTACAGACCGCAAACAGGCTGAGCTTGCACTGATTGAGAGTGAGCGCAATTACCGGGAAATTTTTAACGCCACACGGGACGGCATATTTATACATGATGCTGACAACGGGATGATCCTTGATGTCAACAAAGGCATGCTGGATATGTATGGCTGGACATATGACGAAGTCATGCATGGAACCCTGGCTACCTTCAGTGCCGGTATACATCCGTACACTCTTGTAGAAGCACAAAAAATAATAAAAAAGGCTGTGCAATACGGTCCGCAGACATTTGACTGGCTGTGCAGAAAAAAAGACGGAACACTGTTCTGGGGAGAGGTTTCCCTTAAATATGTAGAATTCCCCGGTAAACGTTATGTCCTGGCCACAACCAGAGATGTCAACGATCGTAAACTTGCAGAAAAATCCCTGGCCGAGGAAAAAGAACGGTTAGCCGTAACGCTCAAAAGCATTGGTGACGGAGTGATTACAACTGATATTTCAGGCAATATTGTCCTTTTGAACAAAGTTGCGGAACATCTTACGGGCTGGACAAACAGAGAAGCTGTTGGCAGGCCTTCTGACGAGGTTTTTCATATTGTGAACGAACAGACTCGGGAATTGTGTGACAACCCGGTAACAAAAGTTATCAGCAATGGTAAACCAGTGGATCTTGGCGAGAATACAGTGCTTATCGCAAGAGATGGCAGGGAGAGGAGTATTGCTGACAGTGGTGCACCGATTCTTGATGCAAAGAGTAAGATAATTGGTGTTGTTCTGGTTTTTCGAGATGTTACGGATAAACAGAGGCTGGAGCAGGAAGCCCTGAAAGTTCGTAAACTTGAGTCTGTCGGGGTACTGGCCGGTGGCATTGCCCACGACTTCAACAATATTTTATCTGCAATACTCGGTAATATCAGTCTTGCTCTTGAATACACTCCTCCACATGAACCGACGCATCTTCTTCTGGCCGAGGCGGAAAAAGCGTCCCTGCGTGCAAAAGATCTCACCCAGCAACTGTTGACATTTTCCCGGGGCGGAGAACCTATTCGAAAGACAACATCTATTGCTGAAATTATAAAAGACTCTTCCACATTTGTGTTACGGGGCAGCAATGTTCGGTGTGACACCTGGTTTGCTCCTGATCTTCTGCCCGTAGAAGTTGATCCCGGCCAGATCAGTCAGGTTATCCAGAATATCATTATTAACGCTTCCCATGCCATGCCCGATGGTGGTGTTGTTACTATCCGCGGAGAAAATGTCACTGAAGATCATATTCCCCCATCACTCCAAAATGAAAAACAATACATTGTAATTACTATCAGGGACCATGGAACCGGCATCCCTCAAAATATAATTGATAATATTTTTGACCCGTATTTTTCAACAAAACAGACGGGTAATGGTTTGGGGCTTGCAATCTGTCATTCAATTATAATGCGACATGAAGGTTTTATAGCTGTCGAATCGAAACCGGAGACAGGGACTGTTTTTTCAATTTATCTCGTCGCATCAAAAGAAAAAATTACTGACTGTTCCGGCGAAAAGCCAGAGGCCGCCGCCCAGGTTTGCAGCAAAATAATGGTCATGGATGATGACGCTATGGTGCAGGATATATCAAGAGCTATACTGACCCGCCTGGGCCATGATTATCAATTTGCCCCTGACGGTGAGGAAGCAGTTGCCCTGTACAAAAAAGACTATTTATCCGGTAATCAGGCTGATCTGATTATAATGGATCTCACTATCCCCGGCGGAATGGGTGGGAAAGATGCGGTGAAAGAGATTCTGGCTGTTAATCCTGAAGCGAAAGTTCTTGTATCCAGCGGTTACTCAAATGATCCTATAATGGCCAATTATGAGGAATACGGCTTCTGTGGCGCCATCGTTAAACCATACCAGATGAAAGAATTAAAGGTGACTATTCAGGAGGCATTGTTACGTTAA
- a CDS encoding TRAP transporter small permease, which produces MIDILEKGCFAVNRLLEYLLFGLGFSMAVLVAVQVFCRYVLNASLFWSEELARYMLVWLSFLGAAVAYYRNLHPGVDVFTSRISKKKQRLAKLLVHCSSMVLAVVMIISGVQFAWFVRLQISPALGISKWIILGVIPLAGVIILAYGLLFFLQVLCGEDR; this is translated from the coding sequence ATGATTGACATCCTTGAAAAAGGCTGTTTCGCTGTCAACAGACTGCTTGAGTATCTGCTCTTCGGTCTGGGGTTTTCAATGGCTGTTCTGGTGGCGGTGCAGGTCTTCTGCAGGTATGTTCTCAATGCTTCTCTTTTCTGGTCGGAGGAGCTGGCCCGTTATATGCTTGTATGGCTCAGTTTTCTGGGCGCTGCCGTGGCTTATTATCGCAATCTGCACCCCGGGGTTGATGTTTTTACATCCCGTATCTCCAAAAAAAAGCAGCGCCTGGCCAAGCTGCTGGTTCACTGCTCTTCAATGGTGCTGGCCGTAGTTATGATCATATCAGGTGTGCAGTTTGCCTGGTTTGTTCGATTGCAGATATCCCCGGCCCTGGGAATCTCCAAATGGATTATTCTCGGAGTGATTCCCCTGGCCGGTGTAATTATTCTGGCCTACGGCTTGCTCTTTTTTCTGCAGGTCTTATGTGGAGAGGACAGGTGA
- the ypfJ gene encoding KPN_02809 family neutral zinc metallopeptidase, which yields MRWKDRRRSSNIEDRRGIRIGRSAKGGGIGILLLALVGMYFGIDPSTILNMGNSIQQNRPATSRTESYQAGPREQEQAEFVSVVLADTEDVWRNIFHGMGKSYREPELVLFSGAVESACGYAQAAMGPFYCPGDQKVYIDLSFYKDLQVKMHSPGDFARAYVVAHEIGHHVQKLLGISDKVHALRRKLSKKEFNRVSVRLELQADCFAGVWTNHADKMFGMLEAGDIEEALNAASNIGDDRLQKQARGYVTPDSFTHGSSAQRMRWFKQGYSGGDIGRCNTFKARTL from the coding sequence ATGCGCTGGAAAGACAGGCGGAGAAGCAGCAATATAGAAGATCGTCGCGGTATCAGAATTGGACGGAGTGCCAAAGGCGGCGGGATTGGAATTCTGTTGCTGGCACTGGTGGGCATGTATTTTGGTATTGACCCGTCTACAATACTTAATATGGGGAATTCAATACAGCAGAACCGTCCCGCGACGTCACGAACAGAGTCGTACCAGGCCGGTCCCCGGGAACAGGAACAGGCGGAGTTTGTTTCCGTTGTTCTGGCTGATACGGAAGATGTATGGAGAAATATCTTTCATGGGATGGGTAAATCGTACAGGGAGCCGGAGCTTGTCCTGTTCAGTGGAGCGGTTGAATCCGCCTGTGGGTATGCCCAGGCTGCCATGGGACCCTTTTACTGTCCGGGTGATCAAAAGGTATATATTGATCTGTCATTTTATAAAGATCTGCAGGTGAAAATGCATTCTCCCGGTGATTTTGCCAGGGCCTATGTCGTGGCCCACGAAATCGGCCACCATGTCCAGAAGCTTCTCGGGATCAGCGACAAGGTGCACGCTCTTCGCCGTAAACTGTCAAAAAAAGAGTTTAACAGGGTTTCTGTCCGCCTGGAGTTGCAGGCAGATTGCTTTGCCGGGGTCTGGACCAATCATGCCGATAAAATGTTCGGTATGCTTGAGGCCGGTGATATTGAAGAGGCCCTGAATGCGGCGAGCAATATTGGTGATGACCGGCTGCAGAAACAGGCCAGAGGATATGTGACTCCGGATTCTTTTACCCATGGCAGCTCAGCCCAGCGGATGCGCTGGTTCAAACAGGGATACTCCGGTGGTGATATCGGCAGGTGTAATACCTTCAAAGCCAGGACATTGTAA
- a CDS encoding prephenate dehydratase, with protein MKKKQQNTKCKNYKTIAFQGMAGAYSDLACRQAYPDLETVPCVSFEAAFRAVKEEKADLAMIPVDNTLAGRVADVHYLILNGELSIIGEHFQLIRHCLLGLPGATVTELTDIHSHVHAIPQCRKIIAELNLEKHVVADTAKGASDIRKWNDRTQAAIGSELAAKIYNLAILRKDIQDESHNTTRFLVFSGNSDVPIRQNEKNYITSFIFEVRNIPAALYKALGGFATNGVQMVKLESYVDKYFHVARFYADVEGHIDERSLRLAFEELRFFSKRVTLLGTYPAHPFRKKVHGSE; from the coding sequence ATGAAGAAAAAACAACAAAACACAAAATGCAAAAATTACAAAACAATCGCCTTTCAGGGTATGGCAGGAGCCTACTCCGACCTTGCCTGCAGACAAGCCTATCCCGATCTGGAAACCGTCCCCTGTGTTTCCTTTGAGGCAGCCTTTCGGGCAGTAAAGGAAGAAAAAGCGGACTTGGCCATGATTCCTGTTGACAATACCCTGGCGGGGAGGGTTGCCGATGTCCATTATCTGATACTCAACGGGGAACTCTCCATTATAGGCGAGCACTTCCAACTTATCCGTCACTGCCTTCTTGGCCTTCCAGGAGCTACGGTCACAGAATTGACCGACATACACAGCCATGTTCATGCCATCCCCCAGTGCAGGAAAATCATAGCAGAGCTGAACCTGGAAAAACATGTGGTGGCCGATACAGCCAAAGGCGCTTCCGATATAAGAAAATGGAATGACAGAACCCAGGCCGCAATCGGCTCGGAGCTGGCAGCAAAGATCTACAATCTTGCCATCTTACGAAAAGATATCCAGGATGAATCCCATAATACAACCCGCTTCCTGGTTTTTTCCGGAAACAGCGACGTGCCGATCCGCCAGAACGAAAAAAACTATATCACCAGCTTTATTTTTGAAGTCAGGAATATCCCGGCAGCCCTTTACAAGGCCCTGGGAGGATTTGCCACTAATGGTGTGCAGATGGTAAAACTCGAAAGCTACGTGGACAAATATTTCCATGTTGCCCGTTTTTATGCCGATGTGGAAGGACATATCGACGAACGTTCCCTTCGCCTTGCCTTTGAGGAACTGCGCTTTTTTTCCAAAAGAGTCACTCTCCTGGGAACTTATCCGGCCCACCCGTTCAGAAAAAAAGTACACGGAAGTGAATGA